The DNA region CCGTCGAGGACCCCGCCGAGCCCGCACAGGCCCCGCAGACGCCCTTCCCGCTGCGCCTCGACGCGCTGCGGGCCCGCCACGACGGGCAGGAGCGGGACGCGCTCGCGGACGTCTCCCTGACCCTGGAGCGCGGCCGCCGCGTCGCCGTCGTCGGCCCGTCCGGATCGGGCAAGACCACGCTCGCCCAGGTCCTGCTGCGCTTCCTGGACACCGCGGAGGGGACGTACACGCTGGGCGGCACGGACGCGGCGGCGCTCGACGGCGACACCGTGCGCCGCTTCGTCGGCCTGTGTGCCCAGGACGCCCACGTCTTCGACAGCTCCGTGCGCGAGAACCTCCTGCTCGCCCGCAGGGACGCGAGCGACGGCGAACTGTACGGGGCGCTCGGGCGGGCCCGGCTCGACGGCTGGGTGGCCTCCCTGCCCGACGGGCTCGACACGCTCGTGGGGGAACACGGGGCACGCCTCTCCGGAGGCCAGCGGCAGCGCCTCGCGCTGGCCCGCGCCCTGCTCGCCGACTTCCCCGTCCTCGTACTCGACGAGCCCGCCGAACACCTCGACCTGCCGACCGCCGACGCCCTCACCGCCGACCTGCTCGCGGCCACGGAGGGCCGGACGACGCTGCTCATCACGCACCGGCTCGCCGGGCTCGACGCGGTGGACGAGGTGCTCGTCCTGGACGAAGGGCGGATCGCGCAGCGCGGGGCGTACGCGGAGCTCGTGGCCGTGGACGGGCCGCTGCGGCGGATGCGGGAGCGGGAGTCGGCGGGGGACGCCCTGGCCGGAGCCGGAGCCGGAGCCGGAGCCGGAGCCGGAGCCGGAGTCGGCGTCGGCGTCGAGGTCGTGGTCGGGGGCTGACGGTGAGTGTGACGGCCTCGGTGGGCGGGTGACGCCGATGGCCGCCGTCCGCCGGGGCCAGGGGCCGGTGAAGGTTCGACTTTCCACGGCAAATCGGACTAACTACGCTCAAGGCATGTCCGTCCCCCCGGCCCCCGCCCCCACCCCGCCTCCCGGAGGCAGCCCGGACCCGGCGGAGGTCGCGGCCCAGGCGACCCGCAGCCTCCAGGGGCTGTCCACCGAGCTGACCGCGCGCGTACCGCAGCTCCTGGAGGCGATGCGTTCCGTCGGCACCGGCCTGGAGCTGCACACCACCCTGGACCGCATCTGCGAGACCGCGGCCGAGCTCACGGACGCGCGCTACGCGGCGATCGGCGTCGTCTCCGAAGACGGCGACGGGCTCGCCGACTTCGTCTACCACGGCATCGACGAGGAGGCCGCCGCCCGCATCGGCCGCCTCCCCGACGGACACCGCGGGCTCCTCGGCGCGCTCATCCACCAGCCGGAGACGCTGCGCCTCGCCGACCTGGCCGCCGACCCGCGCTCCTGCGGCTTCCCCGCCCACCACCCGCCGATGCGCGGCTTCTTGGGGGTGCCGATCCGCGTCCAGGGCGAGATCTTCGGCAACCTCTACCTCACGGAGAAGCGCGACGGCGGCGAGTTCAACGACTACGACGTGCACATGGTGCGGGTCCTCGCCACGGAGGCGGGCATCGCGATCGGCAACGCGCGCCTGTACGAGGCCGCCAAGCAGCGCGAGCGGTGGATCGACGGCTCCGTGGCGGTCACCACGGCGCTGTTGTCCGGCTCCGACGCGGAGGACGCCCTCGCGGTGGTCGCGGAGCAGGCGCGCCATCTGGCCGACTCGGCCGCCGGCATCGTGCTGCTGCCCGACGAGGAGGGCGGCATGGAGATCGTCGCCGTGTCCTCGGACCGGCCCAGCGGGGCGCTCGGCGTGGTGGTGCCTCCGGAGAGCCGCATCATCGCCGATCTGCTCGACGGCCGGCCCGTGTTCATCGACGACGCGGCCACCGACCCGCGCATCATGACCGACCTCGCGCGCGCCTACGGGCCCGCCATGCTGCTGCCCCTGCAGAGCGACGGCC from Streptomyces flavofungini includes:
- a CDS encoding GAF domain-containing sensor histidine kinase, yielding MSVPPAPAPTPPPGGSPDPAEVAAQATRSLQGLSTELTARVPQLLEAMRSVGTGLELHTTLDRICETAAELTDARYAAIGVVSEDGDGLADFVYHGIDEEAAARIGRLPDGHRGLLGALIHQPETLRLADLAADPRSCGFPAHHPPMRGFLGVPIRVQGEIFGNLYLTEKRDGGEFNDYDVHMVRVLATEAGIAIGNARLYEAAKQRERWIDGSVAVTTALLSGSDAEDALAVVAEQARHLADSAAGIVLLPDEEGGMEIVAVSSDRPSGALGVVVPPESRIIADLLDGRPVFIDDAATDPRIMTDLARAYGPAMLLPLQSDGRVLGTLVTPRERGARPFTEAERTLATQFASQAALALMMAEAQRDRERLAVYEDRDRIARDLHDLVIQRLFATGMMLESAQRRSVVPEVRQGVGKAVDELDVTIQEIRTAIFALQQGPAEAPAGLRTRVLREINMAAVPLGFKPSHHFVGPVDTVVGELTGKNLIAALREALSNAFRHAGATRIDVVVDATVVLPEGERGVRLTVADDGVGITEGGRRSGLKNLKRRAESLGGASWYGPGIGEDEGGTTVVWQAPY